A genomic window from Vitis riparia cultivar Riparia Gloire de Montpellier isolate 1030 chromosome 18, EGFV_Vit.rip_1.0, whole genome shotgun sequence includes:
- the LOC117907675 gene encoding germin-like protein, which produces MLHILALFSFLLVSSSHAAVQDFCVADLTAPQGPAGYSCKTPAEVTADDFMYSGLSVPGNTSTLFNAAINTAFVDKFPGLNGLGVSMARADIAPGGVIPMHTHPGASEIILIAKGSVTAGLISSDNTVYLKTLKEGEIMVFPQGLLHFQVNTGRTQALLWVSFGSPNPGLQILSNALFSNNLPSELIEKTTFLDDNEVKRLKTLLGGSG; this is translated from the coding sequence ATGCTTCACATTCTTGCCTTgttttccttcctcctcgtctCCTCCTCACATGCAGCAGTCCAAGACTTCTGTGTGGCGGACTTGACAGCCCCACAAGGCCCTGCAGGCTACTCCTGCAAGACGCCTGCAGAAGTAACAGCTGATGATTTCATGTATTCAGGCCTAAGTGTGCCTGGAAACACCTCAACCCTCTTCAATGCCGCCATCAACACAGCATTTGTTGATAAGTTTCCAGGCTTGAATGGCCTTGGCGTCTCCATGGCACGAGCAGACATAGCCCCTGGCGGTGTGATTCCAATGCACACTCACCCCGGCGCTTCAGAGATAATTCTCATAGCCAAGGGCTCTGTGACTGCTGGTTTAATTTCTTCGGATAATACCGTCTACTTGAAGACACTCAAAGAGGGGGAGATCATGGTTTTCCCTCAAGGGTTGCTGCATTTCCAGGTGAATACTGGTCGGACACAGGCACTTCTTTGGGTTAGCTTCGGTAGCCCGAACCCTGGCCTCCAAATCCTCAGCAATGCGCTGTTTAGCAACAACTTGCCTTCTGAATTGATAGAGAAGACCACTTTTCTTGATGATAATGAAGTGAAAAGACTCAAGACTCTTCTTGGTGGTTCTGGGTAA